One genomic region from Prunus persica cultivar Lovell chromosome G3, Prunus_persica_NCBIv2, whole genome shotgun sequence encodes:
- the LOC18783348 gene encoding putative glucose-6-phosphate 1-epimerase, whose protein sequence is MSSGAREREKVFVERCKGANGLDKVVLREVRGSSAEVYLYGGQVTSWKNEYGEELLFVSSKATFKSPKAIRGGIPICFPQFGSHGSLEQHGFARNRFWSIDHDPPPFPTNSGNKAFIDLILKPSEEDSKIWSHRYEFRLRVTLGPGGDLMLTSRIRNTNTDGKSFTFTFAYNTYLFVTDISEVRVEGLETLDYLDNLKGRERFTEQGDAITFESEVDKIYLSTPTKIAILDHERKRTFVLRKDGLPDAVVWNPWDKKAKAISDFGDDEYKHMLCVEAACVEKPITLKPGEEWRGRQELSAVPSSYCSGQLDPRKVMQGG, encoded by the exons ATGTCTTCCGGTGctcgggagagagagaaggtgtTTGTGGAGCGCTGTAAGGGCGCAAATGGCCTTGACAAGGTCGTTCTCAGAGAGGTTCGAGGCTCTTCCGCTGAG GTGTATTTGTATGGTGGTCAAGTTACATCATGGAAAAATGAATATGGCGAAGAGTTGCTTTTTGTTAGTAGCAAG GCTACTTTTAAGTCTCCTAAGGCTATCCGTGGAGGAATTCCAATCTGCTTTCCGCAA TTTGGAAGTCATGGTTCTCTTGAACAACATGGATTTGCAAGGAATAGGTTTTGGAGTATTGATCATGATCCCCCTCCATTTCCAACAAATAGCGGCAACAAGGCTTTTATTGATTTAATCCTTAAACCCTCTGAAGAGGATTCAAAGATCTGGTCGCACAG ATATGAATTTCGCCTTAGGGTTACTCTGGGACCAGGAGGGGATTTGATGTTGACTTCCCGCATCCGAAATACAAACACTGATGGAAAGTCGTTTACGTTCACATTCGCTTATAACACCTATCTTTTCGTAACTGATATCAG TGAAGTGCGAGTGGAAGGACTAGAGACACTGGATTATCTGGACAACTTGAAGGGTAGAGAGCGATTTACTGAGCAAGGGGATGCGATAACATTCGAGTCAGAA GTGGACAAAATTTATCTGAGTACGCCTACAAAAATTGCTATTCTGGACCATGAGAGGAAGAGAACATTTGTGTTGCGGAAGGACGGACTTCCAGATGCTG TGGTCTGGAATCCGTGGGATAAGAAAGCAAAGGCAATTTCTGATTTTGGGGATGATGAGTACAAGCATATGCTCTGTGTTGAGGCCGCTTGTGTGGAGAAGCCTATTACTTTGAAACCTGGTGAAGAATGGAGGGGGAGGCAGGAACTGTCTGCTGTCCCTTCCAGTTACTGCAGCGGACAGCTTGACCCACGTAAGGTAATGCAAGGCGGTTAA
- the LOC18784497 gene encoding uncharacterized protein LOC18784497: protein MCEREKGAGLAGQRSIAIRVSSGGGGYNKKKIKGRKKVKVIKERLMDFWHKMIFPVRRVWLTVSARIKARKNGAGLLKLHDDVQTCGYQDVQVMWQMLSRDTELTSHHSKRKQRPFWRVFEFSSNNSKPSPLSSNHA from the exons ATGTGTGAAAGAGAGAAGGGTGCAGGTCTGGCAGGGCAAAGGAGCATAGCGATTAGAGTGAGTAGTGGAGGTGGGGGgtataacaagaaaaaaatcaaaggcaGAAAGAAGGTGAAAGTTATCAAAGAAAGGTTGATGGATTTTTGGCACAAGATGATCTTCCCTGTCCGCCGCGTCTGGCTCACTGTCTCTGCTCGCATTAAAGCTCGCAAAAATG GTGCTGGACTTTTGAAGCTTCATGACGATGTACAAACCTGTGGATATCAAGATGTGCAGGTGATGTGGCAGATGCTGAGCAGAGACACTGAGCTGACAAGTCACCATTCCAAACGCAAACAAAGACCCTTCTGGagagtttttgaattttctagcAACAATAGTAAACCCTCACCACTCTCTTCAAATCATGCATGA